A genomic segment from Glycine max cultivar Williams 82 chromosome 1, Glycine_max_v4.0, whole genome shotgun sequence encodes:
- the LOC100818496 gene encoding uncharacterized protein, with the protein MLASRTLPLSTWLFHPPFTSFRRHTFLQSQISSKFTVSNKMGKVVNSNTESSLSESSSAVADCAVRKDNVMVDGPLADTPDDNEGFIMFGSIRTSLNRKNEKKHSVPWFPGCTPFVDKHSEFTSSSNHLKSTPTTTTTKFSNSMLTTSNDKSPQGSNSWKNKSASVNRTYNSASNSNFDNELPQGSNFWKKKPASVNRPYNSPNNSNYDAVGNKLDASVGSPMSKPFDICFSGRRNPALIGATLPGDNEKSCIEMQEEKIKGGILRPGMVLLKNYITLDEQVEIVKVCRELGLGPGGFYQPGYANGAKLRLKMMCLGMDWNPQSYKYGKKRVIDGSKPPSIPYHFSQLVIRAIQEAHSIIKKENRVFKVEDELPSMTPDICIVNFYTNNGKLGLHQDNDESRESLRKGLPVVSFSIGDSAEFLYGDERNVEKADSVLLESGDVLIFGGESRHVFHGVSSVLPNSAPKELLRDTCLCPGRLNLTFRQY; encoded by the exons ATGCTTGCTTCTCGCACTCTACCTCTTAGTACGTGGTTGTTTCATCCTCCATTCACATCGTTTCGCCGCCATACTTTCCTCCAATCTCAAATCTCTTCTAAGTTTACCGTATCGAACAAAATGGGCAAAGTTGTCAATTCAAACACCGAGTCTTCACTTTCAGAATCATCGTCAGCGGTTGCAGATTGTGCTGTTCGCAAAGACAAT GTTATGGTTGATGGGCCATTGGCAGATACACCTGATGACAACGAAGGATTTATAATGTTTGGCAGTATTCGTACATCGCTGAATagaaagaatgagaagaagcaTTCAGTACCTTGGTTCCCTGGTTGCACACCATTTGTTGATAAACACTCTGAATTCACGTCTAGTTCTAATCATTTAAAATCAACACCAACAACTACTACTACGAAATTTTCAAATTCTATGTTGACAACCTCCAATGATAAATCGCCTCAAGGTAGTAATTCCTGGAAGAACAAATCTGCATCTGTCAATAGAACTTATAATAGCGCCAGCAATTCAAACTTTGATAATGAATTGCCTCAAGGTAGTAATTTTTGGAAGAAGAAACCTGCATCTGTGAATAGGCCTTATAATAGCCCCAACAATTCAAACTATGATGCAGTTGGTAACAAGTTGGATGCTTCAGTTGGTTCGCCAATGTCCAAGCCATTTGACATCTGCTTTTCTGGAAGAAGAAATCCTGCTTTAATAGGAGCTACATTGCCGGGAGACAATGAAAAAAGCTGCATTGAAATGCAGGAGGAAAAGATAAAAGGGGGGATATTGAGGCCTGGAATGGTTCtcttgaaaaattatataactctTGATGAACAG GTGGAAATAGTGAAAGTTTGTCGAGAACTTGGTCTTGGTCCTGGAGGATTCTATCAACCGGGTTATGCAAATGGAGCGAAACTTCGATTGAAGATGATGTGTCTTGGTATGGACTGGAATCCTCAGTCTTATAAATATGGAAAGAAACGGGTGATTGATGGTAGCAAGCCACCGAGTATTCCCTATCACTTCAGTCAACTGGTTATAAGAGCAATCCAAGAAGCACATTctataattaaaaaggaaaatagagtATTCAAAGTGGAGGACGAACTTCCTTCAATGACTCCTGATATATGCATTGTCAATTTTTATACAAACAATGGAAAGCTTGGTCTCCATCAG GATAACGATGAAAGCAGAGAAAGTCTCCGAAAAGGGTTGCCTGTTGTGTCCTTCTCTATTGGCGATTCAGCAGAATTTCTTTATGGGGATGAGAGGAATGTAGAGAAGGCAGATAGTGTATTGCTAGAATCAGGAGATGTGTTGATATTTGGTGGTGAATCTCGACATGTTTTCCATGGTGTGTCATCAGTCTTACCAAATTCAGCCCCAAAGGAATTGTTGAGAGATACTTGTCTTTGTCCTGGTCGCCTCAATCTTACATTCAGACAGTATTAA